A segment of the uncultured Pseudodesulfovibrio sp. genome:
GGCCGAGCGTGACGCCAAGGCCGAGGCCGTCGCGGCCCTGGAAGAACAGCTGCGCGCCCACCTGCAAACCGAAGTCGCGTCCCGCAAGTCGGCCAACGACATGTGGCTGTGGCGGCAGTACAAGGAAGCGCTGGAACAGGACCTGTCCGTCGGTCGGGTGGAGCTGAGCGGTTTGGAACTTAAATTGCAAAGATGCCGCCTGGAGGCGGTGGAACGCTCCAAGGAAAAAAAGCTCCTGGAGAAGCTCAAGCAAACGCAAGCCAAGAAGCACCATGATCAAGAAAACGCCCGAGAAGAAAAGGAAAACGACGAAATGGCAACGATCCGGTACGAACGTCAGGATCACTAGGGTACTCGTCAGTCTCGTCTTCCTGGCCCTGCTCAAGCTCGCCGTGTTCGGCCTCCTCAGCGTCGATTCTATGACGCTCAAGACCGTGGCTTCGGTCCTCCCGGATTCCGTGACCGGCATCGCCGCCGCCCAAGATGCCGGTGCCACCGGTTCCACCGCTGCGACCCCGGCCACGCCCATCGCCGACAAGGCCGACTCCGCGGCCAACCGCGCCGCGCAGCAGGAGGCCGAGCTGGATCAGGCCGCCAAGGCCCGCACCGAAGCCGACATGCCCGCGGAATGGAAGGCCCTCAAGAAAAAGGAAGAGGAGCTGGCCATCAAGGAGCGCACCCTGCGCGAGATGGAGGCGTCCATCAAGGCCGAGGCCGAAAAAGTCGCCAAGCTCCACGCCGAGATCAAGTCCATGCTCGACGAGGCCAAGCAGATCAAGGATCAGCGCGTCAAGCAGCTGGTCGACATGCTCTCCAACACCAAGGCCAAGAAAGCCGCCGAAATCCTCCAGTCCATGGACGACGTCCTGGCCGTCAAGGTGCTCTCCGGCATGCGCGGCAGACAGGCGGGCGAAATCCTCTCCTTCGTGGAATCCAAAAAGGCCGCCAAACTCTCCGAAGCACTCACCCGGCTGCAGATCCCATTCGAATAGAAGGGGAACCCCCAGACCCCCATCCCTCCCTTTTCCCAAACTTTTTGTGTGCCTTCGGCAAGGCCGTGCGGACGCGGGTGTCCGT
Coding sequences within it:
- the fliJ gene encoding flagellar export protein FliJ; its protein translation is MAKPFHFKLDKVLDYREQLEDQAKGVLARAQAERDAKAEAVAALEEQLRAHLQTEVASRKSANDMWLWRQYKEALEQDLSVGRVELSGLELKLQRCRLEAVERSKEKKLLEKLKQTQAKKHHDQENAREEKENDEMATIRYERQDH
- a CDS encoding magnesium transporter MgtE, with the protein product MIKKTPEKKRKTTKWQRSGTNVRITRVLVSLVFLALLKLAVFGLLSVDSMTLKTVASVLPDSVTGIAAAQDAGATGSTAATPATPIADKADSAANRAAQQEAELDQAAKARTEADMPAEWKALKKKEEELAIKERTLREMEASIKAEAEKVAKLHAEIKSMLDEAKQIKDQRVKQLVDMLSNTKAKKAAEILQSMDDVLAVKVLSGMRGRQAGEILSFVESKKAAKLSEALTRLQIPFE